In one Sporomusa sphaeroides DSM 2875 genomic region, the following are encoded:
- a CDS encoding glycosyltransferase family 9 protein, giving the protein MTEGGSFMTREILIIRLSSIGDVIHCTPVAGSLKAAWPDCRITWLVGETCADLIKDNPHIDEIMVWPRERFDKHLREYEFSQALALWRDLRQQLAVKSFYAVLDIHGLFLTGMIARLVRTDRRIGLKCARELNPLFMTEKAAPLGTHIIDRYLGVLTALGIRPACREMLLMVPGEAREFAQHFLQQAQVAAEDRLAVLVPGTTWPTKNWPAERFAATAARLAQDFKILLCGGKSELALGREIVAKAGVPVINAIGQTSLLEMAAILGCAAVVIAGDTGPLYMAAALGTPTVAIFGPTNPATYVPPGKNNAFVYNQQACSFCHKTKCRLKSMDCISSVQPAAVVEQVYRVGKKS; this is encoded by the coding sequence GTGACTGAAGGCGGTAGTTTTATGACCAGGGAGATATTGATAATTAGATTAAGTTCCATTGGTGATGTTATCCATTGTACACCGGTAGCCGGGTCGCTGAAAGCCGCCTGGCCTGACTGTAGAATCACCTGGCTTGTCGGTGAGACTTGCGCTGACCTTATCAAAGATAATCCGCACATTGATGAAATCATGGTATGGCCGCGGGAACGGTTTGATAAACATCTCAGAGAATATGAGTTCAGCCAGGCGCTTGCCTTATGGCGGGATTTGCGGCAACAGCTGGCGGTAAAGTCTTTTTATGCGGTACTTGATATTCACGGCCTGTTTCTTACCGGGATGATCGCCAGGCTGGTAAGGACTGACCGGCGTATCGGCCTTAAGTGTGCCAGAGAGCTTAATCCCCTATTTATGACCGAGAAGGCGGCTCCGCTCGGGACCCATATTATCGACCGGTATTTGGGGGTGTTAACCGCCCTGGGTATTCGTCCCGCCTGCCGGGAAATGCTGCTGATGGTTCCGGGGGAAGCCAGGGAATTTGCGCAGCATTTTTTGCAGCAAGCGCAAGTTGCCGCTGAAGACCGGTTGGCCGTATTGGTTCCCGGTACCACCTGGCCGACTAAGAACTGGCCGGCAGAACGGTTCGCGGCAACGGCGGCGCGGCTTGCCCAAGATTTCAAAATACTGTTGTGCGGTGGCAAGAGCGAGTTGGCTCTGGGACGGGAAATAGTGGCTAAGGCCGGTGTGCCGGTAATCAATGCGATCGGGCAGACCAGTCTTTTAGAGATGGCGGCTATTCTTGGGTGCGCAGCTGTCGTTATTGCCGGCGATACCGGGCCGCTCTACATGGCGGCTGCCTTAGGCACGCCAACGGTAGCCATTTTCGGGCCGACCAATCCGGCAACCTATGTACCTCCAGGCAAGAATAATGCGTTTGTCTATAACCAACAGGCCTGTTCATTTTGTCATAAAACAAAATGCCGGCTAAAAAGTATGGATTGTATAAGCAGCGTGCAGCCGGCAGCCGTTGTCGAGCAGGTTTACCGGGTAGGGAAAAAATCATAA